One window from the genome of Candidatus Manganitrophaceae bacterium encodes:
- a CDS encoding alpha-amylase, with protein sequence MDQRIRYPTLYQINTPIYLTQLSRNHRRPATLDDIADSDLNALVAWGFDWVWLLGIWQTGPMGREVSRSIPEWRREYEALLPDFSEEDITGSFFSVADYSVHSNFGGDPALARLRERLKARGLKLMLDFVPNHTARDHRWVRQHPDYYVTGNEADLAREPWNYTRVGRSEDRADRADRIMAYGRDPYFPGWPDTFQLNYGHPAVQEAMIAELLKVAARCDGVRCDMAMLLLPEVFERTWGIKAAPFWRKAIDAVREQYPEFLFMAEVYWDLEWALQHQGFDYCYDKRLYDRLREGQARPVREHLRAGLDFQDRLARFLENHDEPRAAAVFPPEIHRAAAVITFLSPGLRFFHQGELEGKQKRVPVHLRRGPEEPVDEAMLKFYDLLLACLREEPFRQGNWRLLEAAAAWEGNGTFDHFIAYGWSGPNAAQRLVAVNFSSTQGQCYVRLPFPKLAGRTWRLQDRMGSAVYDRNGDDLLSRGLYLDMPAWGYHLFSVEAQVESDESIPTLLSEAIRSN encoded by the coding sequence ATGGATCAACGCATACGATATCCCACGCTCTATCAGATCAATACGCCGATTTACTTGACCCAGCTTTCACGAAACCATCGGCGCCCCGCTACCCTAGACGACATCGCCGACTCGGATTTAAACGCGCTGGTGGCGTGGGGCTTCGACTGGGTCTGGCTTCTCGGAATTTGGCAGACCGGTCCGATGGGGCGGGAGGTCTCCCGCTCCATTCCCGAGTGGCGCCGGGAATATGAAGCACTTCTGCCGGATTTCTCCGAAGAGGATATCACCGGCTCCTTTTTCTCCGTGGCCGATTATTCGGTCCATTCAAATTTCGGCGGAGACCCGGCGCTGGCCCGTTTGCGCGAACGGCTGAAAGCCAGAGGGCTCAAATTGATGCTCGATTTCGTCCCGAACCATACGGCACGCGACCACCGATGGGTGCGGCAACACCCCGACTATTATGTGACGGGAAACGAAGCCGATCTCGCGCGGGAGCCCTGGAACTACACCCGCGTCGGCCGATCGGAAGATCGCGCCGACCGCGCCGATCGCATTATGGCCTACGGCCGGGATCCCTATTTCCCGGGATGGCCCGACACATTCCAGCTCAATTACGGCCACCCTGCCGTGCAGGAGGCGATGATTGCAGAGCTCCTGAAGGTCGCCGCCCGTTGCGACGGCGTCCGCTGCGACATGGCGATGCTTCTGCTCCCGGAGGTCTTCGAGCGAACCTGGGGAATCAAGGCGGCGCCGTTCTGGCGAAAGGCCATCGACGCGGTTCGAGAGCAATATCCCGAATTTCTCTTTATGGCCGAAGTCTACTGGGACTTGGAGTGGGCCCTGCAGCATCAAGGATTCGATTACTGTTACGACAAGCGGCTCTACGATCGATTGAGGGAGGGACAGGCCCGGCCGGTGCGGGAGCATCTCCGGGCCGGCTTGGATTTCCAAGATCGGCTGGCCCGCTTTCTGGAGAACCACGACGAGCCGCGTGCCGCCGCCGTTTTTCCGCCCGAAATACATCGTGCCGCCGCGGTGATCACCTTTCTTTCACCCGGCCTCCGCTTCTTTCACCAGGGAGAGCTCGAAGGGAAGCAGAAGCGGGTTCCGGTCCATTTGCGCCGGGGGCCGGAAGAGCCGGTCGATGAAGCGATGTTGAAATTCTACGATCTCTTACTCGCCTGCTTGAGGGAAGAGCCGTTCCGGCAGGGGAACTGGCGGCTCTTGGAGGCGGCCGCCGCCTGGGAGGGCAACGGGACCTTCGACCATTTTATTGCCTATGGATGGTCGGGACCCAACGCCGCACAACGGCTGGTAGCGGTGAACTTCAGTTCCACCCAGGGCCAATGCTACGTGCGGCTTCCTTTCCCGAAGCTGGCGGGCCGCACTTGGCGTCTGCAAGATCGGATGGGGTCGGCCGTTTATGACCGAAACGGCGATGACCTCCTGAGCAGAGGTCTTTATCTCGACATGCCGGCATGGGGTTACCATCTTTTTTCAGTCGAAGCGCAGGTGGAGTCTGATGAGTCGATTCCGACACTTCTTTCCGAGGCGATCCGTTCTAACTAG
- a CDS encoding DUF1344 domain-containing protein, whose translation MKTIRRTKIIGVVLIGLTLGRGGASLSADQGGRASPLKITESSEQNVIHEATHLVGGETMKSIDRAEIVSMALIGLLFGLGDVSLAADQGTAAGPGNVVSVEKTRVTAQVKAIDKANRLVTLQTPDGETRTIEVPEEARNFDQIKVGDKVTIDYLQTVAVAIRKAGEPKPPSDRATVEVAPKGEKPSGRIVKTHEMTANVEAVDPAKHTVTLKGPEGNSQTFSVDPQVKLEKINVGDKVDVQYTEALALKVTSPS comes from the coding sequence ATGAAAACCATCAGAAGAACAAAGATCATCGGGGTTGTCCTCATTGGGCTGACACTCGGACGGGGTGGGGCTTCCCTGAGCGCCGATCAGGGGGGACGCGCTTCCCCGCTGAAAATCACGGAATCATCCGAGCAAAATGTCATTCATGAGGCCACTCACTTAGTAGGAGGAGAGACAATGAAGTCGATCGACAGAGCAGAAATCGTTTCAATGGCCCTGATTGGGCTGTTATTCGGTCTGGGAGATGTTTCCCTTGCCGCCGATCAGGGGACGGCCGCCGGTCCGGGAAATGTGGTAAGCGTCGAGAAAACCAGAGTGACGGCCCAGGTTAAGGCAATCGACAAGGCCAACCGATTGGTGACGCTTCAAACCCCCGACGGTGAGACCAGAACCATCGAGGTCCCAGAAGAGGCCAGAAACTTCGACCAGATCAAGGTCGGAGACAAGGTGACAATCGATTACCTTCAGACCGTCGCGGTGGCGATTAGAAAAGCCGGAGAACCAAAGCCGCCGTCCGACAGGGCGACGGTCGAGGTAGCGCCCAAAGGCGAAAAACCATCCGGGAGGATTGTGAAAACCCACGAGATGACGGCCAATGTTGAAGCCGTCGATCCGGCCAAGCACACCGTGACACTGAAGGGCCCTGAGGGAAACTCGCAGACCTTTTCAGTCGATCCGCAGGTGAAGCTGGAGAAAATCAATGTCGGCGATAAAGTCGATGTTCAGTACACCGAGGCACTCGCACTCAAGGTAACGAGCCCTTCCTAA
- a CDS encoding glycoside hydrolase family 15 protein, with translation MPSRIEDYGFIGDRYGSALVSREGSIDWLCVPRFDSDACMAALLGRDEHGCWLIHPGVDVRRNARRYRPGTLILETDFECDGGAVRMIDFMPIGLYAQSVIRIIEGLEGSVPVFSWLGARFGYGRNKPWIEKTEDGIRLTVAPDSLILRTPAAVECTEHNVRGQFTVKKGERVPFVLSWQAAHLPPPDPLDPISALSETERWWKEWSGRSRYRGPYKEVVDRSLIVLKAMSYAPTGGIIAAPTTSLPEEVGGVRNWDYRFCWLRDATLTLRALMAGGYVDEATDWRNWLLRAVAGAPEEMQIMYGVLGERRLTEFEALWLPGYEESRPVRIGNAASDQFQLDVYGEVIEAMYEARRMGMSEGAGRGQLRALMEFLSTAWQRPDDGIWEVRGGRQHFVYSKLMAWVAIDRLVRYIEEFLKPEDELHAMLSSIRALRDRIRRDILEHGFNPKLNAFTQAYNSEALDATALLIPEIGFLPGSDPRVQGTIQAIEKNLLRDGFVLRYNTEHTNDGLPGTEGAFLACSFWLVDAYAYSNRRSEAEGLFNRLLSLRNDLGLLSEEYEPRTGRLIGNFPQAFSHLALIQSARVLGTENR, from the coding sequence ATGCCATCACGGATTGAAGATTACGGCTTTATCGGAGACAGGTACGGCTCGGCGTTGGTGTCGCGCGAGGGATCGATCGATTGGCTCTGTGTCCCACGATTTGATTCGGACGCCTGCATGGCGGCGCTGCTCGGCCGAGATGAGCATGGCTGTTGGCTCATTCATCCGGGCGTCGACGTGCGCCGCAACGCGCGTCGTTATCGGCCGGGGACGCTGATCCTGGAGACCGACTTCGAGTGCGACGGCGGCGCGGTTCGGATGATCGATTTTATGCCGATCGGTCTCTATGCCCAGTCGGTGATCCGGATTATCGAAGGGCTTGAAGGAAGCGTCCCGGTTTTTTCGTGGCTTGGCGCGCGCTTCGGGTATGGCCGGAACAAACCCTGGATCGAAAAAACCGAAGACGGGATTCGGCTCACGGTCGCCCCCGACTCGCTGATTCTCAGAACCCCGGCCGCCGTTGAATGCACCGAGCACAATGTGCGCGGCCAGTTCACGGTGAAAAAGGGAGAGCGCGTCCCGTTTGTGCTGTCGTGGCAGGCGGCGCATCTTCCGCCCCCCGACCCGCTCGACCCGATCTCGGCCCTCTCCGAAACGGAGCGATGGTGGAAGGAGTGGTCGGGGCGATCCCGGTATCGAGGTCCATACAAAGAGGTCGTCGACCGCTCGCTCATCGTTCTCAAGGCGATGAGCTATGCCCCGACCGGGGGGATCATCGCCGCCCCGACGACCAGTCTTCCCGAAGAGGTCGGCGGCGTTCGCAACTGGGACTATCGTTTCTGTTGGCTGCGTGACGCGACCCTCACCCTCCGGGCGCTCATGGCCGGCGGCTATGTCGACGAGGCGACCGACTGGCGCAACTGGCTGTTGCGAGCGGTCGCGGGGGCGCCCGAAGAAATGCAGATCATGTATGGGGTGTTGGGAGAGCGCCGATTGACGGAGTTCGAGGCGCTGTGGCTCCCCGGCTATGAAGAGTCGCGTCCGGTTCGGATCGGCAACGCCGCAAGCGATCAGTTCCAGCTCGACGTCTATGGCGAGGTGATCGAAGCGATGTATGAGGCGCGCCGCATGGGGATGTCGGAGGGGGCCGGGCGCGGGCAGTTGCGTGCTTTAATGGAGTTCCTCTCCACCGCGTGGCAGCGACCCGACGACGGCATCTGGGAGGTCCGCGGCGGACGACAACACTTTGTCTACTCCAAATTAATGGCCTGGGTGGCGATCGATCGGCTTGTGCGTTATATCGAAGAGTTCCTCAAACCGGAGGATGAGCTTCACGCAATGCTGTCGTCGATCCGCGCCCTGCGAGATCGGATTCGTCGGGATATTCTCGAGCATGGTTTCAATCCGAAGCTCAATGCATTTACACAGGCCTACAACAGCGAAGCGCTCGATGCGACGGCACTCCTCATTCCAGAGATCGGTTTTTTACCGGGCAGCGATCCCCGCGTGCAAGGGACAATCCAGGCGATCGAAAAAAACCTTCTGCGAGACGGCTTCGTCCTCCGCTACAACACGGAGCATACGAACGACGGTCTTCCCGGCACCGAAGGGGCGTTTCTGGCATGCAGCTTCTGGCTCGTCGACGCCTATGCTTACTCAAACCGACGGAGTGAGGCGGAGGGGCTGTTCAACCGATTGCTATCGCTGCGCAACGACCTCGGTCTCTTGTCCGAGGAGTACGAGCCGAGAACGGGTCGTCTGATTGGAAACTTCCCGCAGGCGTTCTCGCACCTGGCGCTGATCCAATCGGCGCGCGTTCTCGGCACTGAAAACAGATAA
- a CDS encoding amylo-alpha-1,6-glucosidase has translation MSQTISILDGNTFAVSDIRGDMEATPADTYGLFLNDTRFLSRWVLTVDGRRPNVLSTDTLHYFRAQFYTTLSTGTIYVDSDMSLVRRRAVGDGFMEEIIIVNHGKEPKRLQVRIEAGSDFADLFEVKDKLAKKGEFYHRLDADKLVLGYRRDRFVRETWIQSSAPATREEGALNFIAEVPAHGMWTTTIEVVAVINPGRQVKPRVKYTPKDIEPRPELGEGLEEWMASAPRLNASWEPLSRIYERSLLDLAALRFSSPVIPEPVPAAGLPWFMSLFGRDSLIVSFQALPFTPELAAATLRLLALFHGRVNDPFRDEEPGKILHELRLGEKTAFEERPHSPYFGSADATPLFLILLEEYERWSGDRKLVAALEREARGAIEWIDRFGDRDGDGYVEYERRNKETGLENQCWKDSWDSIAFADGTLAPLPRATCEIQGYVYDAKMRTARLAREVWGDPAWADRLEQDAKALKERFNRDFWIPERGFFALALDGQKRKVDSLTSNIGHLLWSGIADQDKADQCVRHLMGDALFSGWGVRTMARGEGSFNPIGYHVGTVWPHDNSIIAWGLRRYGYKAEAARLSLGILEAAVYFHHRLPEAFAGYPREMTQFPVEYPTACSPQAWATGAPLLLIRTLLGLESDGQHLIVDPAIPPPIDRLELLDVPGRWGRMDAFGRARLAAAA, from the coding sequence ATGAGTCAGACAATCAGCATTCTCGATGGGAACACCTTTGCCGTCAGCGATATTCGCGGCGACATGGAGGCGACGCCGGCCGATACCTATGGGCTGTTTCTCAACGATACCCGGTTCCTTTCCCGCTGGGTTCTCACGGTGGACGGACGCCGGCCGAATGTCCTTTCGACCGACACCCTCCACTATTTCCGGGCGCAGTTCTACACCACCCTGTCGACCGGGACGATCTACGTCGACTCGGACATGTCGCTTGTGCGGCGGCGCGCGGTCGGAGACGGATTCATGGAGGAAATTATCATCGTCAATCACGGAAAAGAGCCGAAGAGGCTGCAGGTACGCATCGAGGCCGGCTCAGACTTCGCCGATCTCTTCGAGGTCAAAGATAAGCTGGCGAAGAAGGGGGAGTTCTATCACCGGCTGGACGCCGACAAGTTGGTGCTGGGATACCGGCGCGACCGCTTCGTCCGGGAGACCTGGATTCAAAGCAGCGCCCCCGCCACGCGGGAGGAAGGCGCGCTCAACTTCATCGCCGAAGTGCCCGCGCACGGCATGTGGACGACGACGATCGAGGTCGTGGCGGTGATCAACCCGGGGCGCCAGGTGAAGCCGCGGGTCAAGTACACTCCCAAAGACATCGAGCCGCGGCCCGAGCTCGGCGAGGGTCTGGAAGAGTGGATGGCGTCGGCGCCGCGCCTCAACGCTTCCTGGGAGCCGCTCAGCCGCATCTATGAGAGAAGCCTGCTCGATCTGGCGGCGCTCCGGTTCAGCTCTCCCGTCATTCCCGAGCCGGTTCCGGCGGCCGGCCTTCCCTGGTTCATGTCGCTTTTCGGACGGGACAGCCTAATCGTCAGCTTCCAGGCGCTCCCCTTCACCCCCGAGCTTGCCGCGGCGACCCTTCGTCTCCTGGCGCTTTTTCACGGCCGCGTCAACGATCCGTTTCGGGATGAAGAGCCGGGAAAAATATTGCACGAGCTGCGCCTCGGCGAGAAGACCGCCTTCGAGGAGCGCCCCCACTCGCCCTATTTCGGCTCTGCCGACGCGACGCCGCTCTTTCTCATTTTGCTGGAGGAGTACGAACGGTGGTCGGGAGACCGGAAACTGGTCGCCGCGCTGGAGCGTGAAGCACGCGGGGCGATCGAGTGGATCGATCGCTTTGGCGATCGCGATGGCGACGGCTATGTCGAATATGAGCGGCGCAACAAGGAGACCGGCCTGGAAAACCAATGCTGGAAAGATTCGTGGGATTCGATCGCGTTCGCCGACGGGACCCTGGCCCCCCTCCCCCGCGCCACCTGCGAGATCCAGGGCTATGTCTATGACGCCAAAATGCGAACCGCGCGCCTGGCCAGAGAGGTCTGGGGCGATCCCGCCTGGGCCGATCGCCTCGAACAGGATGCGAAGGCGTTGAAGGAGCGGTTCAACCGGGACTTCTGGATCCCCGAGCGGGGCTTCTTCGCCTTGGCGCTCGATGGACAAAAGAGGAAGGTCGACTCGCTCACATCGAACATCGGACATCTCCTCTGGAGCGGGATCGCCGACCAAGACAAAGCCGATCAGTGCGTCCGCCACCTGATGGGGGATGCGCTCTTCTCCGGTTGGGGGGTGCGGACGATGGCGCGGGGGGAGGGCTCCTTCAATCCGATCGGATACCACGTCGGCACCGTCTGGCCCCACGACAATTCAATCATCGCCTGGGGACTGCGACGCTACGGCTACAAGGCCGAAGCGGCGCGCCTATCGCTCGGGATCTTGGAAGCGGCGGTTTATTTTCACCATCGCCTCCCCGAAGCCTTCGCCGGTTATCCGCGCGAGATGACGCAATTTCCGGTGGAGTATCCGACCGCCTGCAGTCCGCAGGCCTGGGCCACCGGCGCGCCGCTCCTCCTCATCCGTACCCTTCTGGGGCTTGAATCGGACGGGCAGCACCTAATCGTCGATCCGGCGATTCCGCCTCCGATCGACCGGCTGGAGCTTCTGGATGTGCCGGGCCGGTGGGGTCGGATGGATGCCTTTGGTCGGGCGCGGCTGGCTGCAGCCGCCTAA